Genomic window (Xylanimonas protaetiae):
CCATCGCCACCGACGACGCCACGTCGAGGCAGCGCACGGGGTCGGCGTCCAGGCGCTCGACGTCGGACGGCACGGGCAGCGCGGCGCCGTCGGGCACCTCGGCCTCGCCGATCGCGACGACGTGCGACACGAGCTCGATGCCCGCCGCCTGCTTGAGGAACTGCGCGGCGGCGACGCCCAGGGCGACGCGCGTGGCGGTCTCACGGGCGGAGGCGCGCTCCAGGACGGGGCGCGCGTCGTCGAAGCCGTACTTGCGCATGCCGACGAGGTCGGCGTGGCCCGGGCGCGGGCGCGTGAGCCTCTTGTTGCGCGCGACCTCGCGCACGTCGCCGGTGCCGGCGTCCACCTGGAGCGCGTCGGCCTCGACGGGGTCCGGGGCCATGACGTCGACCCACTTGGGCCACTCGGTGTTGCCGATCTCGATGGCGAGCGGGCCGCCCTGCGTGAGCCCGTGGCGCAGGCCGCCGAGCACGCGCACCTCGTCCTGCTCGAACTTCATCCGGGCGCCGCGGCCGTAGCCGAGGCGCCGGCGGGCGAGCGCGGCCTGCAGGTCGGCCGTGGTGAGCTCGACGCCTGCGGGCAGGCCCTCCATCACCCCCACGAGCGACGGACCGTGCGACTCCCCCGACGTCAACCAGCGCAGCATGCGCCGATTCTGTCACGGGCGTCCGCACGTCGGACGCGGCGTCTCACCCGACGACGGGCGTCCGGGCGCGCGGCGTCGCAAGACCGTGCCGGGGCCTCAGGCGCTCAGCACGCCGTCCAGCGCGGC
Coding sequences:
- the aroC gene encoding chorismate synthase → MLRWLTSGESHGPSLVGVMEGLPAGVELTTADLQAALARRRLGYGRGARMKFEQDEVRVLGGLRHGLTQGGPLAIEIGNTEWPKWVDVMAPDPVEADALQVDAGTGDVREVARNKRLTRPRPGHADLVGMRKYGFDDARPVLERASARETATRVALGVAAAQFLKQAAGIELVSHVVAIGEAEVPDGAALPVPSDVERLDADPVRCLDVASSVAMVAEIDAAHKDGDTLGGVVEVLAYGVPSGLGSYVQGDRRLDARLAAALMGIQAIKGVEVGDGFRTARRRGSAAHDEIVRGTDGRVERLSNRAGGIEGGMSNGEALRVRAAMKPISTVPRALRTIDTATGEPATANHQRSDVCAVPPAAVVAEAMVALVLAEAVLEKFGGDSVAEVRRNVESYLAAVPELLQ